In a single window of the Niabella ginsenosidivorans genome:
- a CDS encoding D-glycero-alpha-D-manno-heptose-1,7-bisphosphate 7-phosphatase gives MHRAVFIDKDGTFIKNIPYNVNPDRVELGKGADFFIKLISACGYKIILVTNQPGIALGYYSEADFLTVMEAIEKAAAVSFDRISYCPHSPAGLVVPYNVECNCRKPLPGMLLAAAAAEGIDLEQSWMVGDILDDVEAGKRAGCRTILLDNGGETEWKTGPYRIPDFSVPDLFEATAVILKNVVYEQLTQQDNRTI, from the coding sequence ATGCATCGGGCGGTATTTATAGATAAAGACGGAACGTTTATAAAGAACATTCCTTACAATGTAAACCCGGACAGGGTGGAGTTGGGTAAGGGTGCCGATTTTTTTATAAAATTAATAAGCGCCTGTGGGTATAAGATCATACTGGTTACCAATCAGCCGGGAATTGCGCTGGGCTATTATTCGGAGGCAGACTTCCTAACAGTTATGGAAGCTATTGAAAAGGCCGCCGCTGTTTCATTTGATCGTATTTCTTACTGTCCTCATAGCCCGGCAGGGCTTGTGGTTCCCTATAATGTTGAATGCAACTGCCGCAAACCGTTACCGGGGATGCTTTTGGCAGCCGCAGCAGCGGAAGGGATTGACCTGGAGCAATCCTGGATGGTGGGAGATATACTGGATGACGTGGAAGCCGGTAAGCGGGCGGGCTGCCGGACGATACTTTTAGACAACGGCGGGGAAACCGAATGGAAGACCGGGCCATACCGTATACCGGATTTTTCAGTGCCGGATTTGTTTGAAGCAACGGCCGTTATTCTTAAAAACGTAGTATATGAACAACTTACCCAGCAAGATAACAGAACAATTTAA
- a CDS encoding glycosyltransferase translates to MEKRIAFISEHASPLATPGGTDAGGQNVYVTELAKELARLQYQVDIFTRWENEQLPQVVCCSPGIRVVHIEAGPRRYIEKENLLPYMADFRRHLIDFIRNTGQNYELIHAHFFMSALVAMEVKMIMGIPFVVTFHALGHIRRLFQGSNDRFPAERIQIETDAIRFADRVIAECPQDKEDLTRFYSAPERKISVIPCGVNTAQFYRIPQQEARAHINIPKEDFTLLQLGRMVPRKGIENVIRSLDILCKKDLPFRLIIVGGDPQDVAGQPELARLQDLCKLLGIADRVSFAGKKEQQELKYYYSAADIFITTPWYEPFGITPLEAMACQTPVIGSGVGGITYSVKEGATGLLVAPEDPVALADSILYLSKRPEYLRQLGRNGLSRVQTLFTWQGIAGKMAAVYEEIRSVADFGIKQVV, encoded by the coding sequence ATGGAAAAGAGAATTGCATTTATAAGTGAGCATGCTTCCCCGCTGGCAACACCTGGCGGAACGGATGCCGGCGGTCAGAATGTATACGTAACGGAGTTGGCCAAGGAGTTGGCCCGTTTGCAATATCAGGTGGATATTTTTACAAGATGGGAAAATGAGCAGTTGCCACAGGTTGTCTGTTGCAGCCCGGGGATACGGGTGGTCCATATTGAGGCCGGCCCCAGGCGGTATATTGAAAAGGAGAACCTGCTGCCTTACATGGCAGACTTCCGGCGGCATCTTATTGATTTTATCCGCAATACAGGACAAAACTATGAGCTGATCCATGCCCATTTTTTTATGTCTGCGCTGGTAGCAATGGAAGTAAAAATGATCATGGGTATTCCGTTTGTGGTCACCTTCCATGCCCTGGGGCATATACGGCGGCTTTTTCAGGGAAGCAATGACCGTTTTCCTGCTGAACGCATACAGATAGAAACAGATGCCATCCGCTTTGCTGACAGGGTAATAGCAGAATGCCCGCAGGATAAAGAAGATCTGACCAGATTTTATAGTGCTCCTGAAAGAAAAATAAGCGTGATACCCTGTGGGGTAAATACAGCCCAGTTTTACCGCATCCCTCAGCAAGAGGCAAGGGCACATATAAATATACCCAAAGAAGATTTTACACTTTTACAGCTGGGCAGGATGGTTCCAAGAAAAGGAATAGAAAATGTGATCCGGTCGCTTGATATTTTATGTAAAAAAGACCTGCCGTTCAGGTTGATTATAGTAGGAGGGGATCCGCAGGATGTTGCCGGACAGCCGGAACTGGCCCGGCTGCAGGATCTTTGTAAACTACTGGGCATAGCAGATCGCGTTTCTTTTGCAGGAAAAAAAGAACAGCAGGAATTAAAATATTATTATTCGGCCGCTGATATTTTTATTACAACGCCCTGGTACGAACCTTTCGGCATTACACCATTGGAAGCAATGGCCTGCCAGACGCCGGTTATTGGATCAGGCGTAGGCGGCATTACTTACAGCGTTAAAGAAGGAGCAACCGGCCTGCTGGTAGCTCCTGAAGATCCTGTAGCACTTGCAGACAGTATTCTTTATCTCAGCAAACGGCCTGAATATTTAAGACAGCTGGGCCGTAACGGACTCAGCAGGGTGCAAACCCTGTTCACTTGGCAGGGCATTGCCGGTAAAATGGCTGCGGTCTATGAAGAAATAAGAAGCGTTGCAGATTTTGGAATAAAACAGGTGGTTTAA
- a CDS encoding glycosyltransferase family 4 protein produces the protein MTTKTNRYRIFTWHVHGSYLFYLSQGPFELYIPVKQMAEEGYCGRGNTFPFGSNVHEIPAAEVRNLEFDVVLFQSARNYLKDQYEILSSEQRKLPRIFLEHNTPHESAVNTLHWVDDPEILLVHVTHFNKLMWNNNQTPVTVIPHGVLDFNIPYKGMLPKGLVVINHLEDRGRTLGWDVYREVRQVIPLDLAGMGNGRSAIGEILHPRLPLFRSNYRFLFHPVRHTSLALAVCEAMMHGVPVVGLATTELVTVIENGKNGFIHTDIEYLKEKMGCLLKDPALAKKIGAAGRETARELFALEPFLSRWAKVFEKAIAKNGAPQRAFSYS, from the coding sequence ATGACTACAAAAACAAACAGATACCGGATTTTTACCTGGCATGTGCATGGTTCCTACCTTTTTTACCTGTCGCAGGGTCCTTTTGAACTATATATTCCTGTTAAGCAAATGGCAGAAGAAGGATACTGCGGCCGGGGTAATACCTTTCCGTTTGGATCTAATGTGCATGAAATACCCGCTGCAGAAGTTAGGAATCTTGAATTCGATGTGGTATTATTCCAGTCGGCCCGTAATTATTTAAAGGACCAGTATGAGATACTTTCATCGGAACAAAGAAAACTGCCCAGGATTTTTCTGGAGCACAATACACCGCATGAATCTGCAGTAAACACATTGCATTGGGTAGATGACCCGGAAATATTGCTGGTGCATGTGACCCATTTTAACAAACTGATGTGGAATAATAATCAAACGCCGGTTACGGTAATTCCTCATGGTGTGCTGGATTTTAATATACCCTATAAGGGCATGCTTCCAAAAGGACTGGTGGTCATCAATCATCTTGAAGACAGGGGCCGGACGCTGGGTTGGGATGTATACAGGGAGGTACGGCAGGTTATACCACTGGATCTTGCAGGAATGGGCAATGGAAGGAGTGCGATTGGCGAAATATTGCATCCGCGGCTGCCGCTGTTTAGAAGCAATTACCGTTTTCTTTTTCACCCGGTGCGGCATACCAGCCTGGCACTGGCGGTTTGCGAAGCAATGATGCATGGCGTTCCGGTTGTAGGATTGGCCACTACCGAACTGGTTACGGTTATTGAGAACGGTAAAAACGGATTTATTCATACAGATATCGAATATCTGAAAGAAAAAATGGGCTGTCTTTTAAAAGATCCTGCTTTGGCAAAAAAGATAGGCGCTGCAGGCAGGGAAACTGCCCGGGAACTGTTTGCCTTAGAGCCGTTCTTAAGCCGGTGGGCAAAAGTCTTTGAAAAAGCAATAGCAAAGAACGGCGCTCCTCAACGGGCCTTTTCATACAGTTAA
- a CDS encoding DUF6496 domain-containing protein produces MTTHSKKSGNKVEKTMREMKKGTLKSGSGKKVTSHKQAIAIGLSEARKEGAKVPEKAASKKKAKA; encoded by the coding sequence ATGACAACGCATTCAAAAAAATCAGGAAACAAGGTAGAGAAAACAATGCGCGAAATGAAAAAAGGCACGCTCAAAAGCGGCAGCGGTAAAAAAGTAACCAGCCATAAGCAGGCAATTGCCATTGGTCTTTCGGAAGCCCGGAAGGAAGGTGCCAAGGTGCCTGAAAAGGCCGCTTCTAAAAAGAAGGCCAAGGCATAA
- a CDS encoding CinA family protein, whose protein sequence is MINRYLTQCGKLLLEKKLTIAFAESATAGRLAAEFSLLPDAGAFLKGSFVCYDATLKEKVLKVPDRLVKKYTPESAEVTAAITRGLIPLIPADIHVGVTGLTAPGGSETPEKPVGTMFVCGIKNGSVLFSGRSVFSGSPEKIMLRAIVYTAKLLIDALGAPK, encoded by the coding sequence ATGATAAACCGGTATCTCACACAATGTGGAAAATTACTGCTGGAAAAAAAACTGACCATAGCTTTTGCAGAAAGCGCCACAGCCGGGCGGCTTGCTGCTGAATTTTCTTTGCTGCCGGATGCAGGCGCTTTTCTTAAAGGCAGCTTTGTGTGTTATGATGCCACTCTTAAAGAAAAGGTATTAAAAGTGCCAGACCGGCTGGTAAAAAAATACACACCCGAATCTGCTGAGGTAACCGCTGCTATAACCAGGGGGTTGATACCGCTGATACCGGCTGATATTCACGTAGGGGTTACCGGTTTAACTGCACCCGGTGGAAGCGAAACGCCTGAAAAACCCGTGGGTACAATGTTTGTCTGTGGAATAAAGAATGGATCTGTGCTTTTTTCAGGAAGATCTGTATTCTCCGGATCACCGGAAAAAATCATGCTCCGGGCAATTGTCTATACTGCAAAACTATTGATCGATGCGCTGGGGGCTCCAAAGTAA
- a CDS encoding YciE/YciF ferroxidase family protein encodes MTQTKPGRSMTSEKNATGSSAKITPEMKNSEFHRFFVDELKDIYWAEQHLAKALPKMQKASSSKDLAAAFEKHTKETEMHATTLEKVFELLEEKAAAKKCDAMKGLLEEADTIISDTESESFTRDAGLILAAQKVEHYEIATYGTLCAFARQMGHSEAAKLLQQTLDNEKNTDATLTKIAESFVNEEAVAE; translated from the coding sequence ATGACACAAACAAAACCAGGAAGATCAATGACTTCAGAAAAAAATGCTACAGGCAGCAGTGCAAAAATAACTCCTGAAATGAAAAACAGTGAGTTTCACCGGTTTTTTGTAGACGAATTAAAAGACATTTACTGGGCGGAACAGCATTTGGCAAAAGCGCTGCCTAAAATGCAAAAAGCCAGCAGCAGCAAGGACCTCGCAGCTGCATTTGAAAAACATACAAAAGAAACAGAAATGCATGCCACTACACTTGAAAAAGTTTTTGAGCTTTTAGAGGAAAAAGCGGCTGCAAAAAAATGTGATGCCATGAAGGGATTGCTGGAAGAAGCAGATACTATTATATCCGATACAGAAAGCGAAAGTTTTACCCGTGACGCAGGGCTGATACTGGCAGCACAAAAAGTAGAACATTATGAAATTGCCACATACGGTACTTTGTGCGCCTTTGCCCGGCAAATGGGTCATAGTGAAGCAGCCAAATTACTACAACAGACGCTGGATAATGAAAAAAACACTGATGCCACACTGACAAAAATTGCAGAGAGCTTTGTAAATGAAGAGGCAGTGGCAGAATAA
- a CDS encoding DUF2383 domain-containing protein has translation MHPTDNTIQETEALNDLLQINMDKITLYEKLKRYCAGCYLAEIIEELIQQSRSFVEVLRSCIPETAYNNPGVLSHTIYRLWNDLRALYSVNETLGLLAALEYNEDATIRAYEIVLSDLFQNDALCSLLKHQKELLLNNQKTIRLLQLPGKTPDQ, from the coding sequence ATGCATCCTACAGACAATACCATCCAGGAAACGGAGGCACTGAATGACCTGTTACAGATCAATATGGATAAAATAACGCTTTACGAAAAATTAAAACGCTATTGCGCCGGCTGCTATCTGGCGGAAATTATTGAGGAGCTGATTCAACAAAGCCGTTCTTTCGTCGAAGTTCTTCGCTCCTGTATACCGGAAACAGCCTATAATAACCCCGGGGTCCTTAGCCATACCATATACCGGCTCTGGAATGATCTGCGTGCATTATATTCTGTTAATGAAACCCTGGGGCTGCTGGCAGCGCTGGAATACAACGAGGATGCAACCATAAGGGCGTATGAAATTGTATTGTCGGACCTTTTTCAAAATGATGCGCTGTGCAGCCTGCTCAAACATCAGAAAGAGCTGTTACTTAACAATCAGAAAACCATCAGGCTCCTGCAGTTGCCCGGCAAAACACCAGACCAATAG
- the cphA gene encoding cyanophycin synthetase — translation MEIQIIDTKVLTGPNYWSVKHSRLIQMKMDLGAYEYKPTNQLPGFKERLVQLLPGLFKHRCSPGYEGGFLERMTEGTWLGHVIEHVALELQSLSGMDVAFGRTRSVINNPGIYHVVFAYTTPKAGIYAGQAAVEIVQAVALNKDCLLVKHLHTLKKIAAEEKWGPSTNAIAEEATKRNIPVTRLNKGSLIMLGQGIKRKMIWAAVADNTSGVSIDIAGNKQLTKELLMAAGIPVPKGSTVKSSAGITAAVRSVGLPVTIKPVSANQGKGVTTRLYCWQSILEAFENARKYAEETMIEQHIEGYDYRLLIVNFKLIAASLRLPASVTGNGRSTIQELIDEKNKHPWRGTGHSLPLTLIETDEETHRLLQSQQLTFQTVLPPGKALQLKNAANLSKGGSAIDVTDLVHPDNRKIAEQAARLLNLNICGVDIISKDISVPFYENNAAILELNASPGLRMHLFPSEGQPRNVAKPIVDLLFKPGDNGRIPIVAITGTNGKTTTTKLTAHIMTQAGRRTGHTTTDGIYINGEKIMKGDCSGPRSAGVVLKDPTVEWAIFECARGGILREGLGFDNSAISIVTNIANDHLGIDDIHTMEQMARVKQVVPLSTCPEGYAVLNADDPFVYAMKAAISCNIALFSTNGFTEALAAHSLNGGLVAFTENQHLLVKEGSEVKIAVALSDIPLTENGSMKFMIQNVLGATLAVFISGIGATQIINGLRTFLPGPEQNPGRMNHFTIGKAHVIIDYVHNIPGIEAVHEYLAQTSFSRKTGIISATGDRKEEDIIAFGRWAAKTFDFIIINEQHVSRGRSNAALTALLYKGIKREMPALPVATVYGEAPALEYALNNACAGELIFAAIDNIESVIQFINTLQAQSAASSFAKQPQLYSLSIPESIAPIELLK, via the coding sequence ATGGAAATACAAATAATTGATACAAAAGTGTTGACTGGCCCCAACTATTGGTCTGTTAAACACAGCCGGCTGATCCAGATGAAGATGGACCTGGGAGCCTATGAATATAAGCCCACGAACCAGTTGCCTGGTTTTAAAGAGCGGCTCGTGCAACTGTTGCCGGGGCTATTTAAGCACCGATGTTCGCCCGGATACGAAGGCGGTTTTTTAGAAAGAATGACAGAAGGCACCTGGCTGGGTCATGTTATAGAACATGTAGCCCTGGAATTACAAAGCCTTTCTGGTATGGATGTGGCATTTGGGAGAACGCGTTCAGTCATCAATAACCCGGGCATATATCATGTTGTATTTGCTTATACAACTCCCAAGGCCGGGATATATGCCGGCCAGGCAGCAGTTGAGATAGTGCAGGCTGTAGCGTTGAATAAAGATTGTTTACTTGTCAAGCACCTGCACACCTTAAAAAAAATAGCTGCGGAAGAAAAATGGGGCCCCAGCACTAACGCAATTGCAGAGGAAGCTACCAAAAGAAATATACCTGTTACCCGGCTTAACAAGGGTTCTTTAATTATGTTGGGACAGGGTATAAAAAGAAAAATGATCTGGGCCGCTGTTGCAGACAATACAAGTGGCGTAAGTATTGATATTGCCGGCAATAAGCAACTTACAAAAGAACTTTTAATGGCGGCCGGCATCCCCGTGCCCAAAGGATCCACTGTAAAAAGTAGTGCCGGAATTACGGCTGCAGTAAGGTCCGTTGGCCTGCCCGTAACCATAAAGCCGGTAAGCGCCAACCAGGGAAAAGGGGTTACTACCCGTCTTTATTGCTGGCAAAGCATTCTTGAGGCTTTTGAGAATGCCCGGAAATACGCGGAAGAAACAATGATAGAGCAACACATAGAAGGCTATGATTACCGGCTTTTAATTGTTAACTTTAAACTGATTGCTGCATCCCTGCGGCTGCCGGCAAGCGTTACCGGCAACGGGCGCTCCACCATACAGGAACTTATAGATGAAAAAAACAAACATCCCTGGAGGGGGACTGGGCATAGTCTGCCCCTTACCCTTATTGAAACAGATGAAGAAACACATAGGCTGCTGCAATCACAGCAACTTACTTTTCAAACTGTATTGCCCCCGGGGAAAGCGCTGCAGTTAAAAAACGCTGCAAACCTGTCCAAGGGAGGCTCGGCGATTGATGTAACAGACCTGGTACATCCTGATAACAGGAAAATAGCTGAACAGGCGGCCCGTTTACTGAACCTGAATATTTGTGGCGTGGATATTATTTCAAAAGACATCAGCGTTCCTTTTTATGAAAATAACGCCGCGATACTTGAGCTGAATGCATCCCCGGGTTTGCGCATGCACCTGTTTCCATCGGAAGGCCAGCCGCGGAACGTGGCAAAACCAATCGTTGACCTGTTGTTCAAACCGGGTGATAATGGCCGTATACCGATTGTGGCAATAACAGGCACCAACGGAAAAACCACTACCACCAAGCTAACAGCGCATATTATGACGCAGGCAGGGCGCCGCACAGGCCATACCACAACCGATGGCATTTATATAAACGGGGAAAAAATAATGAAGGGAGATTGTAGTGGCCCCCGCAGCGCAGGTGTTGTACTAAAGGACCCAACGGTTGAATGGGCCATCTTTGAATGTGCCAGGGGCGGCATTTTAAGAGAAGGGCTCGGCTTTGACAATAGCGCCATCAGCATTGTTACCAACATTGCAAATGATCATTTAGGCATTGATGACATTCATACTATGGAACAAATGGCCCGGGTAAAACAGGTGGTACCCTTAAGCACCTGCCCGGAAGGATATGCTGTACTGAATGCCGATGACCCGTTTGTATATGCAATGAAAGCAGCAATAAGCTGCAATATTGCTTTATTTTCAACCAATGGTTTTACAGAAGCGCTTGCTGCGCACAGTCTGAACGGAGGCCTGGTTGCTTTTACTGAAAACCAGCACCTGCTGGTAAAAGAAGGCAGCGAAGTAAAAATAGCTGTTGCGTTAAGTGATATTCCGCTTACAGAAAATGGTTCTATGAAATTTATGATCCAGAACGTGCTTGGTGCCACTCTTGCTGTTTTTATTTCGGGCATCGGGGCAACTCAGATCATTAACGGCCTGCGCACATTTTTGCCGGGTCCCGAACAGAACCCGGGCAGGATGAATCACTTTACTATAGGAAAGGCCCATGTCATTATTGATTACGTCCATAACATTCCGGGTATTGAGGCGGTGCATGAATACCTGGCGCAGACTTCTTTTTCCAGGAAAACAGGAATCATATCGGCAACAGGCGACCGAAAAGAGGAAGACATTATAGCATTTGGCCGATGGGCAGCAAAAACCTTTGACTTCATCATCATAAATGAGCAGCATGTAAGCCGTGGCCGCTCCAATGCTGCGCTGACTGCATTGCTTTATAAAGGAATTAAAAGGGAAATGCCCGCGTTGCCGGTAGCCACCGTTTACGGTGAAGCTCCTGCCCTGGAATACGCTCTTAATAATGCCTGTGCCGGTGAACTGATCTTTGCCGCAATAGATAATATTGAATCTGTAATCCAGTTCATAAATACCCTGCAGGCGCAAAGTGCAGCCTCCTCATTTGCCAAACAACCACAGCTCTATTCATTATCCATACCTGAAAGCATTGCTCCAATTGAATTATTAAAGTAA
- a CDS encoding DNA topoisomerase IB, with the protein MALFKQLEQVPCNTAGNSKHSQLVYIAYREQGIRRIKKNNAFIYTQNGRVVKNKKTLSRIRGLAIPPAWTNVWISDKENGHLQCTGVDTMGRTQYRYHSLWNTLQKETKFHRLLQFGRALGRIRKKADTHLSGHRLSRQKILATVVSTLDKTGLRLGNTFYEKLYGSFGLSTLQNRHTRINGNKVTFSFKGKKGIYQHVSIKSRRLARVIGQCKEIPGKELFQYIDESGGRHPIKSEDVNAYIRKISGGDFTSKDFRTWTGTVSCIRHLLEKGPAKTKSEVKENIISALEEVSQTLGNTRTVCKKHYVHPLILNLYETGDLFRYASHKPDQEDDPESVLLQLLAKET; encoded by the coding sequence ATGGCGCTTTTCAAACAATTGGAGCAGGTGCCCTGTAATACAGCAGGTAACAGCAAACATTCGCAGCTGGTATATATTGCCTACAGGGAGCAGGGGATCAGGCGCATAAAAAAGAACAATGCCTTCATTTATACCCAAAACGGCAGGGTAGTAAAAAACAAAAAAACACTTTCCAGGATCCGGGGGCTGGCAATACCTCCTGCATGGACAAACGTATGGATCAGCGATAAAGAAAACGGGCATCTTCAATGTACGGGTGTTGATACTATGGGCAGAACACAATACAGATACCATTCCTTATGGAATACTTTGCAGAAAGAAACAAAATTTCACCGCCTGCTGCAATTTGGCAGGGCGCTGGGCCGGATCCGGAAAAAGGCAGATACCCATCTTTCCGGGCACAGGCTAAGCAGGCAAAAAATACTGGCTACCGTAGTCAGCACGCTCGACAAAACCGGGCTGAGGCTGGGCAATACTTTTTATGAAAAGCTTTATGGCTCTTTTGGCTTATCAACATTACAAAACAGGCATACGCGAATCAATGGCAATAAAGTCACCTTCAGCTTTAAAGGCAAAAAAGGGATTTATCAGCACGTTTCAATAAAGAGCCGGCGGCTTGCCCGGGTTATTGGTCAATGCAAAGAAATTCCCGGAAAGGAATTATTCCAGTACATTGACGAATCCGGCGGGCGGCACCCTATAAAAAGCGAAGACGTAAATGCTTATATCAGAAAAATTTCCGGAGGTGATTTTACCAGTAAGGATTTCAGAACATGGACAGGTACTGTAAGCTGCATCCGGCATCTTTTGGAAAAGGGACCGGCTAAAACAAAAAGTGAAGTAAAAGAAAATATTATATCCGCACTGGAAGAAGTATCCCAAACGCTTGGAAACACAAGAACTGTATGTAAAAAGCATTATGTGCATCCCCTTATCTTGAACCTGTATGAAACCGGAGATTTATTCCGGTATGCCTCCCATAAGCCTGACCAGGAGGACGACCCGGAATCCGTGCTGCTGCAGCTCCTTGCTAAAGAAACATAA
- a CDS encoding DUF4142 domain-containing protein, protein MKQRCLNFIIGLPLLAGTLMPACNTASDNRRTIGAANETLFDKSDTANPSMRILEKDADFAMTAINGGIMEIQLGQLAQNNARAQSVRDFGLRMIRDHSGANNEILTLARQKNISLTTALGDDKKKKYNELRSLEGERFDKKYMSWMVTDHMKGINEFRQYVSGGADQDLVQWALAKLPVWELHLRYARQVDSLLRK, encoded by the coding sequence ATGAAACAACGCTGTTTGAATTTTATAATAGGGTTGCCGCTATTGGCAGGAACGCTGATGCCGGCCTGCAATACTGCATCAGACAACAGGAGGACCATCGGGGCTGCTAATGAAACGCTGTTTGATAAAAGCGATACCGCTAACCCTTCTATGAGAATACTTGAAAAAGATGCAGACTTTGCAATGACCGCCATTAACGGAGGAATAATGGAAATACAATTGGGCCAGCTGGCTCAAAACAATGCCCGGGCGCAGAGCGTCAGGGATTTTGGACTTAGGATGATCCGGGACCACTCAGGAGCTAATAATGAAATACTGACCCTGGCCCGGCAAAAAAATATTTCCCTGACCACTGCTTTAGGTGATGATAAAAAAAAGAAGTATAATGAGCTGCGCTCACTGGAGGGAGAGCGGTTTGATAAAAAATACATGTCATGGATGGTAACAGATCATATGAAAGGCATAAATGAGTTCAGGCAATACGTATCCGGCGGCGCAGACCAGGATCTTGTGCAGTGGGCGTTGGCCAAACTTCCGGTATGGGAGCTGCATCTTCGGTATGCCCGGCAGGTGGATAGCCTTTTACGGAAATAA
- a CDS encoding DUF72 domain-containing protein, protein MAKGTINIGTSGWHYRHWKKVFYPDTVRNEDQLNYYAQVFRTVEINNSFYRLPAAETFSAWAAAVPGNFLFAVKGSRFFTHMKKLNLGKKDLQPFFTHIKHLKKKLGPVLFQLPPAWKVNAERLEGFLKILPRKYRYSFEFRNATWYNEQVYALLKKYNCAFCIYDLNRQTSPLITTADFVYIRLHGPAGKYQGKYTASMLETWAKKCRKWQAEELDVYLYFDNDQAGYAVQNAGALSGKLL, encoded by the coding sequence ATGGCTAAAGGAACAATAAACATCGGAACCTCCGGCTGGCATTACCGGCACTGGAAGAAAGTTTTTTACCCGGATACCGTCAGGAATGAAGATCAATTGAACTATTATGCACAGGTGTTCAGAACCGTAGAAATAAACAACAGTTTTTACCGGCTTCCTGCCGCGGAAACTTTTAGCGCCTGGGCTGCTGCGGTGCCGGGAAATTTTTTATTTGCGGTTAAGGGCAGCCGTTTTTTTACCCATATGAAAAAGCTGAACCTTGGTAAAAAGGATCTGCAGCCTTTCTTTACTCATATAAAGCATCTTAAAAAGAAATTAGGACCTGTATTGTTTCAACTGCCACCTGCATGGAAGGTAAATGCGGAGCGGCTGGAAGGATTTCTAAAAATACTGCCACGTAAATATCGTTATAGTTTTGAGTTCCGGAATGCTACCTGGTATAACGAGCAGGTATATGCATTGTTAAAAAAATATAACTGCGCTTTTTGTATTTACGATTTGAACAGGCAAACCAGCCCGCTTATCACCACTGCCGATTTTGTATACATCCGTTTGCACGGGCCTGCCGGTAAATACCAGGGAAAGTACACTGCTTCAATGCTTGAAACCTGGGCGAAAAAGTGCCGGAAATGGCAGGCAGAAGAACTGGATGTATATCTGTATTTTGATAATGATCAGGCAGGCTATGCCGTACAGAATGCAGGAGCCTTATCCGGAAAACTGTTATAA
- a CDS encoding DUF421 domain-containing protein — MNTIYWVFGKGEELGIGQMSARAFVTFLICLLLIRLGGIRIINKRSAFDTIIIIAMGSVLARGIVGASPYWATVAASAVMILVNRIVAWWAQASGKFGQLVAGKPLLLYDNGTVLWNNMRRAALSRTDLLESLRLETKSEDLSRVQRVYIETNGRISFILKIE, encoded by the coding sequence ATGAATACTATTTACTGGGTATTTGGTAAAGGCGAAGAGCTGGGCATAGGGCAAATGTCGGCCCGCGCATTTGTTACATTTTTGATCTGCCTGCTGCTGATCCGCCTGGGTGGTATACGCATCATTAATAAACGCTCTGCATTTGATACGATTATTATCATTGCAATGGGGTCTGTGCTGGCCCGGGGCATTGTAGGCGCCTCTCCCTACTGGGCTACGGTGGCGGCTTCTGCAGTTATGATCCTGGTTAACCGCATTGTAGCCTGGTGGGCGCAGGCCAGCGGAAAATTTGGTCAGCTGGTTGCAGGCAAGCCGCTGCTGCTGTATGATAACGGTACTGTTCTCTGGAATAATATGAGGCGGGCGGCACTAAGCCGCACAGATCTTTTGGAAAGCCTGCGGCTGGAAACCAAAAGCGAAGATCTGAGCCGGGTTCAGAGGGTCTATATTGAAACAAACGGACGGATCAGTTTTATACTTAAAATAGAATAA